One genomic window of Borreliella garinii includes the following:
- a CDS encoding P13 family porin: MNKFLIFILVAFCAFSSFAQDDSKSTFNLGAGEKFLVYETNKKDSLVPFLLNLFLGFGIGSFAQGDILGGSLILGFDAVGIGLILTGAYLDIKDFDNNAKKADFKWTWGKGMMLAGVVTMAVTRLTEIVLPFTFANNYNRKLKNSLNIALGGFEPSFDINMGQASALGFGLSFKKSY, from the coding sequence ATGAATAAATTTTTAATTTTTATTTTGGTAGCCTTTTGTGCTTTTTCTAGTTTTGCTCAAGATGATTCTAAAAGCACTTTTAATCTGGGAGCGGGAGAAAAATTTTTGGTTTATGAAACCAATAAGAAAGATTCTCTTGTACCATTTTTATTGAACCTTTTTTTAGGGTTCGGGATAGGTTCTTTTGCTCAAGGAGATATCCTTGGAGGTTCTCTTATTCTTGGATTTGATGCGGTTGGTATAGGTTTAATACTTACAGGAGCTTATTTGGACATCAAGGATTTTGATAATAATGCTAAAAAAGCTGATTTTAAGTGGACTTGGGGTAAGGGAATGATGTTGGCAGGTGTGGTTACTATGGCTGTGACAAGATTGACAGAAATTGTTCTTCCATTTACATTTGCTAATAATTATAACAGGAAGCTGAAAAATAGTCTTAATATAGCCTTGGGAGGATTTGAGCCTAGTTTTGATATTAACATGGGCCAAGCTAGTGCCCTTGGGTTTGGACTGTCTTTCAAAAAAAGTTATTAA
- the smpB gene encoding SsrA-binding protein SmpB has translation MNTNALLLENKKAKFNYFIEEKISCGIVLKGTEVKSIKAKKLSFNNSFASIKKEELWLENLHVSKYKEGNIFNHDELRPRKLLIKKKELQRLKKFKEKEGYTLIPISFYLKKSIIKVEVGICKGKKLYDKREILKQKSIKKDLSREIKYK, from the coding sequence TTGAACACAAACGCTTTACTTCTTGAAAACAAAAAGGCAAAATTTAATTACTTTATTGAAGAAAAAATAAGTTGTGGAATAGTACTGAAAGGAACTGAAGTAAAATCAATAAAGGCAAAAAAATTGTCATTTAATAATAGCTTTGCAAGCATAAAAAAAGAAGAATTGTGGCTTGAAAACTTGCACGTATCAAAATATAAAGAAGGAAATATCTTTAATCACGATGAATTAAGACCCAGAAAGCTTCTAATCAAAAAAAAGGAACTACAAAGACTAAAAAAATTTAAAGAAAAAGAGGGATACACTTTAATTCCTATTAGTTTTTATTTAAAAAAATCAATAATTAAAGTAGAAGTTGGGATATGCAAAGGAAAAAAATTGTATGATAAAAGAGAAATACTAAAACAAAAAAGCATAAAAAAAGATCTTAGCAGAGAAATAAAATATAAATAA